The proteins below are encoded in one region of Penicillium psychrofluorescens genome assembly, chromosome: 4:
- a CDS encoding uncharacterized protein (ID:PFLUO_007248-T1.cds;~source:funannotate) — MGRLTEYQVIGRHLPTEANPSPKLYRMRIFAPNTVVAKSRFWYFIAQLRKLKKANGEIVSLNVINEKRPLKVKNFGIWLRYNSRSGTHNMYKEFREMSRTEAVEALYQDMAARHRSRFGSIHILKVVEIDNVDSIRRPYIRQLLTKNLKFPLPHRAVKPGKKLFAYSRPSTFA; from the exons ATGG GGCGTCTCACTGAGTACCAGGTCATCGGGCGTCACCTGCCCACCGAGGCGAACCCTTCGCCCAAGCTGTACCGCATGCGCATCTTTGCGCCCAACACCGTCGTCGCCAAGTCGCGGTTCTGGTACTTCATCGCTCAGCTCCgcaagctgaagaaggccaacGGCGAGATCGTCAGCCTGAACGTG ATCAACGAGAAGCGCCCTCTCAAGGTCAAGAACTTCGGCATCTGGCTCCGCTACAACTCGCGCTCCGGTACCCACAACATGTACAAGGAGTTCCGTGAGATGAGCCGCACCGAGGCCGTCGAGGCCCTCTACCAGGACATGGCTGCCCGTCACCGTTCCCGCTTCGGTTCCATCCAC ATCCTCAAggtcgtcgagatcgacAACGTCGATAGCATCCGTCGCCCCTACATCCGGCAGCTCCTCACCAAGAACCTCAAGTTCCCCCTGCCCCACCGCGCTGTCAAGCCTGGCAAGAAACTCTTCGCCTACTCGCGCCCCTCGACCTTTGCTTAA
- a CDS encoding uncharacterized protein (ID:PFLUO_007249-T1.cds;~source:funannotate), translating into MFARQSFRCAQPLRQSFRKYSSEAPQQKKSLAPIYATVGAAGVGIGLWRYYGSAAELKERPKVFVGGDQGWVDLKLASVENLSSNTKRFRFEFEDKEAVSGLHVASALLTKFQPEGAEKPVIRPYTPTSDEETPGYLDLVIKSYPNGPMSEHIHSMNPDQRLSMKGPLPKYPWEANKHDHVCLIAGGTGITPMYQLARQIFKNPEDKTKVTLVFGNVTEQDILLKKELQELENTYPQRFRAFYVLDTPPKEWTGGKGYINKELLKTVLPEPKEENIKLFVCGPPGLYKAVSGTKVSPKDQGELSGVLQELGYSKDQVFKF; encoded by the exons ATGTTTGCCCGCCAATCTTTCCGCTGTGCGCAGCCTCTGCGCCAG AGCTTCCGCAAATACTCCTCGGAGGCCCCTCAACAGAAGAAGTCCCTCGCCCCCATCTACGCCACTGTCGGTGCCGCCGGTGTGGGTATTGGTCTGTGGCGCTACTACGGTTCTGCCGCGGAGCTCAAGGAGCGCCCGAAGGTCTTTGTCGGTGGTGACCAAGGATGGGTGGACCTCAAGCTGGCTTCCGTGGAGAATCTGAGCTCCAACACCAAGAGATTCCGCTTCGAGttcgaggacaaggaggctGTCTCGGGTCTGCACGTTGCCT CTGCGCTGTTGACCAAGTTTCAGCCGGAGGGCGCGGAAAAGCCTGTTATCCGTCCTTACACTCCTACCAGTGATGAGG AAACCCCCGGATACCTCGATCTGGTGATCAAGTCTTACCCGAACGGCCCCATGTCGGAGCACATCCACTCGATGAACCCCGACCAGCGGCTGTCGATGAAGGGTCCTCTTCCCAAGTACCCTTGGGAGGCCAACAAGCATGACCACGTCTGCCTGATCGCAGGCGGCACGGGTATCACGCCGATGTACCAGCTGGCCCGccagatcttcaagaaccCAGAGGACAAGACCAAGGTGACGCTGGTGTTCGGCAATGTCACGGAGCAGGACATCctgctgaagaaggagctgcaggagctggagaacaCGTACCCGCAGCGCTTCCGCGCCTTCTACGTGCTCGACACTCCACCCAAGGAATGGACCGGCGGCAAGGGCTACATCAACAAGGAGCTCCTGAAGACCGTCCTCCCCGAACCGAAGGAGGAGAACATTAAGCTCTTTGTCTGCGGTCCGCCGGGTCTGTACAAGGCTGTCAGCGGTACCAAGGTGAGCCCCAAGGACCAGGGTGAGCTCAGCGGCGTcctgcaggagctgggcTACAGCAAGGACCAGGTCTTCAAGTTCTAA
- a CDS encoding uncharacterized protein (ID:PFLUO_007250-T1.cds;~source:funannotate), producing MAPKETSTPGAATVPVNIDELRKSKDAMLMRLMDLQSYVAELSKSYLKHAENVINGGPATIEIPPMFAGISSLPRAGSPGVKSEAGDGKQKRKRVVDPNAPKRPLTPYFLYMQHRRGDITKELGQGSRPRDVAEEGTRRWQQMSDTEKEIWKKLYGENLDKYKVEVAAYKAKKAGDDDDPAANQLQNDFAVAEHESENSSSSESEDDSSSDESPSPKPKEKTPPKSVSKRRRSEAKKEVDTPAPAKKASPQKKGKKSEPPASAKKADKPAESKPKRKKRKSETDKE from the exons ATGGCCCCGAAGGAGACCTCCACCCCCGGCGCGGCCACTGTGCCCGTCAACATCGACGAGCTGAGAAAATCTAAGGATGCG ATGCTTATGCGATTGATGGACCTGCAATCCTACGTCGCCGAACTCAGCAAGTCTTACCTCAAGCATGCCGAGAATGTCATCAACGGCGGGCCCGCCACCATCGAGATCCCGCCCATGTTCGCCGGCATCAGTAGCCTACCGCGCGCCGGCAGCCCCGGCGTCAAGTCGGAAGCCGGCGACGGGAAgcagaagcgcaagcgcgTCGTGGACCCCAATGCGCCGAAGCGGCCCTTGACCCCGTACTTTCTATATATGCAGCACCGACGGGGGGATATCACCAAAGAGCTAGGCCAGGGCTCGCGCCCCCGGGATGTCGCCGAGGAGGGAACCAGACGCTGGCAGCAGATGTCGGAcacggagaaggag atctggaagaagttGTACGGGGAGAACCTGGACAAGTACAAAGTGGAAGTAGCGGCGtacaaggccaagaaggccGGGGATGACGACGACCCGGCCGCGAACCAGCTGCAGAACGACTTCGCCGTCGCAGAGCACGAGTCCGAGAACAGTTCGTCTTCCGAGTCTGAAGACGACTCTTCTTCGGACGAGtccccctcccccaaacCCAAGGAGAAGACACCTCCGAAGAGCGTGTCCAAGCGCCGTCGTAGcgaagccaagaaggaggTCGACACTCCCGCACCTGCGAAGAAGGCGTCGCcgcagaagaagggcaagaagagCGAGCCGCCCGcgtcggcgaagaaggcggacaAGCCCGCGGAGAGCAAGcccaagcgcaagaagcgcaagagcGAGACGGACAAGGAGTAG
- a CDS encoding uncharacterized protein (ID:PFLUO_007251-T1.cds;~source:funannotate), protein MQLVPKELDKLTIAHLGFLAQRRLARGVRLNHAEAVALISANLHELIRDGIYSVADLMSIGKTMLGRRHVLPSVVATLVELQVEGTFPTGTYLVTVHHPISSDEGDLERALYSSFLPIPPRDAFPDPDPNDFLPEKMPGAVIPVKSARVALNEGRRRIRLKVMSKGDRPIQVGSHYHFVETNPQLHFDRVQAYGFRLDIPAGTSVRFEPGDTKTVTLVEIGGNRVIRGGNFLANGPVDLSRTEEIVERLQTAGFAHVPEPTADSALVSGFSMEREAYSRMFGPTTGDLVRLALTNLWVRIEKDLTVYGDECAFGGGKTLREGMGQASGRSAAECLDTVITNAMIIDWTGIYKADIGIKDGLIAGIGKAGNPDVMDGVHPDMVVGASTDVMAGENKIITAGGIDTHIHFICPQQVDEALASGITTFLGGGTGPTTGSNATTCTPGPNHLRQMMQACDSLPINIGITGKGNDCGRVSIEEQILAGAAGLKLHEDWGSTPAAIDTCLGVCDEYDVQCMIHTDTLNESGFVEQTIEAFKGRTIHTYHTEGAGGGHAPDIISVVEHPNVLPSSTNPTRPFTLNTLDEHLDMLMVCHHLSKNIPEDVAFAESRIRAETIAAEDVLHDLGAISMMSSDSQAMGRCGEVILRNWHTAHKNKAQRGPLAEDEGTGADNFRVKRYVSKYTINPALAQGMAHAIGSVEVGKVADLVVWNPNTFGTKPVQVLKSGFIVVAEMGDPNASIPTIEPMIVRPQFAARLPSASIMFVSQASIDAGVVQSYGLRKRIEAVKNCRSVGKKDMKFNDAMPKMKVDPESYTVEADGMLCDAEPAAELPLTQAYYIF, encoded by the exons ATGCAGTTGGTTCCGAAGGAG CTCGACAAGCTCACCATCGCGCATCTGGGGTTCCTGGCGCAGCGTCGCTTGGCCCGCGGAGTGCGCTTGAACCATGCTGAGGCAGTG GCCCTGATCTCCGCCAATCTCCACGAG CTCATCCGCGATGGCATCTACTCCGTCGCAGACCTCATGTCAATCGGCAAAACCATGCTAGGCCGGCGCCACGTCCTGCCCTCCGTCGTCGCCACTCTCGTCGAACTCCAGGTCGAAGGCACCTTTCCCACAGGCACATACCTCGTCACCGTGCACCACCCGATCAGCAGCGATGAGGGCGACCTCGAACGCGCGCTGTACAGTAGTTTCCTGCCAATTCCGCCGCGGGACGCGtttccagacccagacccCAATGATTTCCTGCCCGAGAAAATGCCCGGCGCGGTCATTCCTGTCAAGAGTGCGAGGGTGGCCCTGAAtgaggggaggaggaggattcGGCTTAAGGTGATGAGCAAAGGGGATCGGCCGATTCAG GTGGGATCGCACTATCACTTTGTCGAGACGAATCCGCAGCTGCATTTTGATCGTGTCCAGGCGTATGGATTCCGGCTGGATATCCCCGCAGGCACATCGGTCCGCTTCGAACCAGGCGACACGAAGACGGTGACCCTCGTTGAGATTGGCGGGAACCGGGTGATCCGCGGCGGGAATTTCCTGGCGAATGGGCCCGTGGACCTCAGTCGAACGGAGGAGATCGTGGAGCGCTTGCAGACGGCTGGGTTTGCGCATGTGCCGGAGCCGACGGCGGATAGTGCCCTAGTCAGTGGGTTTTCGATGGAGCGCGAGGCATACTCGCGCATGTTTGGTCCGACCACTGGTGACCTGGTGCGACTGGCACTGACGAACTTGTGGGTGCGAATTGAGAAGGATCTGACGGTCTACGGGGATGAGTGCgcctttggtggtggcaagACGCTGCGTGAGGGAATGGGTCAGGCGTCTGGGAGGTCGGCGGCGGAGTGCCTGGACACTGTCATCACGAACGCTATGATTATCGACTGGACCGGTATCTACAAGGCCGACATCGGAATCAAGGACGGTCTTATTGCGGGCATCGGCAAAGCAGGCAACCCGGACGTCATGGACGGTGTGCATccggacatggtggtgggagcCTCCACGGATGTGATGGCTGGTGAGAATAAGATCATCACTGCAGGTGGGATCGACACACATATTCATTTCATCTGTCCGCAGCAGGTGGATGAAGCATTGGCATCGGGCATCACAACCTTCCTGGGCGGTGGCACTGGTCCCACGACTGGTTCGAATGCGACGACGTGCACACCCGGACCGAACCATCTGCGCCAGATGATGCAGGCGTGCGACAGCCTCCCGATCAACATTGGCATCACGGGCAAAGGGAACGACTGCGGGCGGGTGAGCatcgaggagcagatcctggctggagcagcaggcCTGAAACTGCACGAAGACTGGGGATCAACGCCAGCGGCGATTGATACCTGTCTCGGCGTCTGCGACGAGTACGATGTCCAATGCATGATCCACACAGACACCCTCAATGAGTCCGGGTTCGTCGAGCAAACAATCGAAGCCTTCAAGGGCCGCACCATCCACACGTACCACACGgaaggcgctggcggcggccaCGCTCCAGACATCATCTCGGTGGTGGAGCACCCCAACGTCCTACCCAGCAGCACGAACCCGACCCGACCGTTCACTCTCAACACGCTCGATGAACACCTGGACATGCTGATGGTATGCCATCACCTGTCCAAGAACATCCCCGAAGacgtcgccttcgccgaaAGCCGCATCCGCGCCGAGACCATCGCTGCCGAGGACGTGCTgcacgacctcggcgccatcaGCATGATGTCCTCAGACTCGCAGGCTATGGGCCGTTGCGGCGAAGTCATCCTGCGCAACTGGCACACCGCGCACAAGAACAAGGCCCAACGCGGACCGTTggctgaggatgagggcACGGGCGCTGACAATTTCCGGGTCAAGCGCTATGTGAGCAAGTACACCATCAACCCTGCTCTGGCGCAAGGCATGGCGCATGCTATTGGGAGTGTAGAGGTAGGCAAGGTCGCGGATTTGGTCGTTTGGAACCCGAACACATTCGGAACGAAACCGGTCCAAGTCCTGAAAAGTGGCTTCATCGTCGTGGCTGAGATG GGTGATCCCAACGCCTCTATCCCAACCATCGAACCAATGATCGTGCGACCACAATTCGCA GCTCGTCTCCCGAGCGCTTCAATCATGTTCGTCTCCCAGGCCTCCATCGACGCCGGGGTCGTGCAGTCTTACGGTCTGCGCAAGCGCATCGAAGCCGTTAAGAATTGTCGCTCTGTCGGGAAGAAAGATATGAAGTTCAATGATGCCatgccgaagatgaaggtTGACCCAGAGAGCTAT ACCGTCGAAGCGGATGGCATGCTCTGTGACGCTGAGCCTGCGGCCGAGTTACCCTTGACGCAGGCGTACTATATCTTCTAG
- a CDS encoding uncharacterized protein (ID:PFLUO_007252-T1.cds;~source:funannotate), protein MSTFDGRVEEFPDIQIDYFRKRPERPPLACFLSHVHSDHLQGLESFRAPFIYCSLATRELLLRIEKYPHRMNFRKGILESRRLHYKHLAKLLRPIPLDTPTEIELTPRRRVRITLFNANHCIGAVMFLIEGDGKAILYTGDIRAERWWINSLVRNPVLIPYTLGQKRLDKLYLDTTFARAPNTFREFPSKAVGLAELLRKVEAYPDDTVFYFRAWTFGYEDVWIALSAALNTKIHIDQYQMGLYRSLLRASSTHSISEASALCGFSLGNGTVAGCLSGNTTSRIHSCEPGVSCPTTRSPSTVYIVPIVNRTSDGAEVPEVGAGGGIGDLYQTHELELPDESTLEELEKLCLQHIHDEQLRQQLRTTLIQAFRSKKKALSLDEYGMKDEGDISLKRLVDLLSHGMSEGPSSTITFREPMANLPRTIRFPYSRHSSYAELCDFVAAFRPKDIHPCTVDESTWTEDVSIGYLFGHLCTGTQFSHDAHMREILGDASENGENDPRARKRTRYDPELSTQSTEGSNNPVMGNEPSTGSRDQTQTQTAAPFCDPIQETINKPLDFPLSNLETAEAKRNEIRQARRYLQEYADPEMFQIGALPSSWGTEGDEFEPGQKKKHASEAEEKPTTTDTAEFWEVLKIDPGGDEATDGQMESQQADSQHTALSISESAFASPLPVEEQSVGLSEDNEPDSETTPTHHRSRTHTHARIAAYLAARADTYSAWTDVSLVSAGDNHTEEEIEL, encoded by the exons ATGTCGACATTTGATGGCCGAGTGGAGG AATTCCCTGACATCCAGA TCGACTACTTCCGCAAGAGGCCTGAACGGCCACCGCTAGCATGCTTCCTTAGCCATGTGCACAGCGACCACTTGCAGGGCCTGGAGTCCTTCCGGGCTCCGTTCATTTACTGCTCACTAGCTACGCGGGAGTTGCTCTTGCGGATTGAGAAGTATCCCCATCGGATGAACTTCCGCAAGGGCATCTTGGAATCGCGCCGGCTTCATTACAAGCACCTCGCCAAACTGCTGCGTCCGATTCCATTAGATACGCCCACGGAGATTGAACTCACGCCTCGGAGGCGCGTTCGGATTACTTTGTTTAATGCAAACCACTGCATCGGGGCGGTGATGTTTCTCATTGAAGGAGATGGGAAAGCTATCTTATACACCGGTGATATCCGAG CGGAGCGATGGTGGATCAACAGCTTGGTCCGGAACCCGGTCTTGATACCATACACGCTGGGCCAGAAACGGCTGGACAAGCTGTATCTCGACACAACATTTGCACGCGCACCCAACACTTTTCGCGAGTTTCCATCCAAGGCGGTTGGACTGGCTGAGCTTCTCCGAAAGGTCGAGGCATATCCGGACGACACTGTGTTCTACTTCCGCGCATGGACGTTCGGCTACGAGGATGTGTGGATAGCGCTTTCAGCGGCGCTAAACACCAAG ATCCATATAGATCAGTACCAGATGGGTCTCTATCGGTCCCTCCTGCGTGCCTCGAGCACCCACAGTATCAGTGAGGCATCTGCACTCTGTGGATTTAGTCTGGGCAACGGGACAGTCGCAGGTTGTCTGAGcggcaacaccaccagccgAATCCACAGCTGCGAGCCGGGCGTATCATGCCCTACAACCCGTAGCCCCAGCACCGTCTACATTGTTCCGATTGTGAACCGCACTAGCGACGGCGCTGAAGTTCCGGAAGTCGGTGCAGGCGGCGGCATCGGAGATCTATATCAAACTCACGAGCTTGAGCTGCCTGATGAGTCTACgcttgaggagctggagaagcttTGTTTGCAACACATCCATGATGAGCAGTTGCGACAGCAACTGCGTACTACACTCATCCAAGCGTTTCGCTCAAAGAAAAAGGCGCTGTCACTCGACGAATACGGCATGAAGGACGAAGGAGACATTTCTCTCAAAAGGCTAGTGGATCTTCTCAGCCATGGTATGTCCGAAGGACCGTCCAGCACCATCACATTCAGAGAGCCTATGGCCAATCTACCGAGAACAATA CGATTCCCGTACTCTCGCCATTCATCCTACGCTGAACTATGCGACTTCGTCGCCGCTTTCCGGCCTAAAGACATCCACCCCTGCACCGTGGACGAATCAACTTGGACCGAAGATGTCTCTATCGGGTATCTCTTCGGCCATCTATGCACAGGAACTCAATTCTCACATGATGCCCACATGCGGGAGATTCTCGGCGATGCAAGCGAGAATGGGGAGAACGATCCGCGAGCGAGAAAAAGAACTCGCTACGATCCGGAGCTTTCAACTCAGTCTACCGAGGGATCCAACAATCCGGTTATGGGCAATGAACCGAGTACAGGAAGCAGAGATCAGACTCAAACTCAGACTGCTGCCCCATTCTGTGACCCAATACAAGAAACCATCAATAAGCCACTCGATTTCCCACTGTCGAATCTGGAAACTGCAGAAGCGAAGCGGAACGAGATTCGGCAGGCTCGTCGGTACCTCCAGGAATATGCAGATCCTGAAATGTTTCAAATCGGCGCTCTCCCTTCTTCATGGGGGACAGAGGGGGATGAGTTCGAGCCTgggcagaagaagaaacacGCCtccgaagcagaagagaagcCAACTACTACCGACACCGCAGAATTTTGGGAGGTGTTAAAGATAGATCccggcggtgatgaagcCACAGACGGGCAAATGGAGTCTCAGCAGGCTGACAGCCAGCACACAGCACTTTCGATTTCCGAATCGGCATTTGCCTCTCCGCTGCCGGTCGAAGAGCAATCTGTCGGACTATCAGAGGACAATGAACCCGATTCGGAAACTACTCCCACTCACCATCGATCACGGACTCATACCCACGCTCGCATTGCTGCATACCTCGCTGCTCGTGCGGACACCTACTCTGCATGGACGGATGTATCTCTTGTGTCTGCGGGGGATAATCAtaccgaggaggagatcgaaTTATGA
- a CDS encoding uncharacterized protein (ID:PFLUO_007253-T1.cds;~source:funannotate) — translation MHKPSLAQIVYNATFPRPLTSDPGSFAAHITRNLVPEVRLETSIFYGSLDCIEAQYPGLDYSYGPHRMRLGRFTWHHELFRVFDELGLTEAEILSLCRWEGTRWARERYEKEEGISVQDTTARSIRPATPPPSPPVEVHFQDFCGPEEELDHNIDTRSDHTVRASQRNSTELLDHKVEDQEEEEEDYSDEEMESCGVALNSRLLAAMAARDQGANVPLDEDWEQWLKEVGDGERGYSEMFHAIRAGQPLNFLSSLRHREGTRLATSATSFFESIPLSTANLLASSATLPSSSNQASGTAR, via the coding sequence ATGCACAAACCGTCGCTCGCCCAGATCGTGTACAACGCCACGTTCCCTCGCCCGCTTACGAGTGACCCGGGCTCCTTCGCCGCTCATATCACCCGCAACCTCGTGCCAGAGGTACGCCTCGAGACGTCCATTTTCTACGGCTCGCTGGACTGCATCGAGGCCCAGTACCCGGGACTGGACTACTCCTACGGACCGCATCGCATGCGGCTCGGTCGCTTCACGTGGCATCACGAGCTGTTCCGTGTTTTCGATGAGCTGGGGCTGACAGAGGCTGAGATTCTCTCGCTCTGTCGCTGGGAAGGGACCAGGTGGGCTCGAGAGCGCTacgagaaggaagaagggatCAGCGTGCAGGACACCACGGCCCGTTCAATCCGTCCAGCCACTCCGcctccctcgccgccggtTGAGGTGCATTTCCAGGACTTCTGCGGGCCAGAAGAGGAACTGGATCACAACATCGATACCCGGAGTGACCACACCGTCCGCGCGAGCCAGCGCAATTCTACTGAGTTGCTGGATCACAAGGttgaagaccaagaagaggaagaggaggattATAGTGATGAAGAAATGGAGAGCTGCGGCGTCGCGCTGAACAGCCGTCTtctggccgccatggctgcacGAGACCAAGGAGCCAACGTACCTCTCGATGAAGATTGGGAACAGTGGTTGAAAGAggtcggagatggagagcgaggCTATAGCGAGATGTTCCACGCTATCCGCGCAGGTCAACCGCTCAACTTCCTCTCATCGCTTCGGCACCGCGAGGGTACACGTCTAGCAACCAGCGCAACGAGTTTCTTCGAATCAATCCCTCTTTCAACAGCCAACCTCCTGGCATCAAGTGCGACTCTTCCATCGTCTTCCAACCAGGCCTCCGGCACTGCCCGGTGA
- a CDS encoding uncharacterized protein (ID:PFLUO_007254-T1.cds;~source:funannotate), whose protein sequence is MQTGDISAKKAVLNASTDAFAVYRTIRAQYADNLAPIRHRFSTHTYQLFSTAISLVLFLVKEMPSDPAASKIRADVEMVAADLEYSQERRLSLPLAVHGSRILRHVLSLYDARGQEDDLVQVSLISSVYSVIGGKDRTRQYLERPRTITPSMDNQYDNYDPNDFTFPNTLEAWNSDASLFPLDEGLHGLLDLSFWEQFQ, encoded by the exons ATGC AGACTGGCGATATTTCAGCAAAAAAGGCCGTGTTGAATGCCTCTACAGACGCTTTCGCCGTGTATCGGACTATCCGTGCTCAGTATGCCGACAATCTAGCTCCTATTCGCCACCGTTTCTCGACACACACATACCAGTTATTCTCCACGGCAATAtctctcgttctcttccttgtcaAGGAGATGCCCTCAGATCCAGCCGCTTCAAAGATCCGCGCCGATGTCGAGATGGTCGCCGCCGATCTAGAATATTCCCAAGAACGGCGGCTCTCGCTTCCACTTGCCGTGCATGGCTCGCGAATTCTCCGACATGTACTATCGCTTTACGACGCCAgaggccaggaagatgaCCTCGTACAGGTTTCACTCATATCATCTGTGTATTCTGTCATTGGTGGCAAGGATAGGACACGTCAGTATCTCGAGCGGCCTAGGACCATCACCCCGAGCATGGACAACCAATATGACAACTATGATCCTAATGACTTTACCTTCCCTAACACTCTCGAGGCCTGGAATTCGGATGCGTCACTGTTCCCTCTCGATGAGGGGCTTCATGGTCTTCTAGATTTGAGTTTCTGGGAACAGTTTCAATAA
- a CDS encoding uncharacterized protein (ID:PFLUO_007255-T1.cds;~source:funannotate), whose protein sequence is MNCAAGNTPAELHAAINRRSPNKKAAAKKETPIMYEEDWQIRAAARMMSLLFTANDANVPRQPDGVLGALKTVHRFDSAVKHSGHRQGNMLPISSFYNTLLDYSDLVADFEIWESRSAKFSFCQYPFFLSIWAKIHIMEHDARRQMEGKAREAFFNSILNHRAVSQYLVLKVRRDCLVEDSLRGVSEVVGSGQEEIKKGLRIEFVGEEGIDAGGLRKEWFLLLVREVFDPHHGLFVYDDDSKYCYFNPNCFESSEQFFLVGVLLGLAIYNSTILDIDLPPFAFKKLLAAAPQNTGPQPVTSARINFKCTLDDLAEFRPALAKGFRALLEFDGDVAETFCYDFVAQVDRYGSIVEAPLCAGGEKRPVTNSNRREFVDLYVHYLLDTAVARQFEPFKRGFFTVCGGNALSLFRPEEIELLVRGSDEPLDVLSLKAVAIYDNWKTPKPESVPAVQWFWHFFETAAPQEQRKILSFITGSDRIPAMGATSLTIKLACLGDDCSRYPIARTCFNTLALYRYTTREKLQRLLWDAVVNSEGFGLK, encoded by the exons ATGAACTG CGCCGCCGGCAACACGCCAGCCGAACTGCATGCCGCTATCAATCGACGAAGCCCTAATAAGAAAGCCGCTGCGAAAAAGGAAACCCCTATTATGTACGAGGAAGACTGGCAGATCCGAGCCGCGGCCAGGATGATGTCGTTGCTCTTCACGGCCAACGATGCAAATGTCCCACGCCAACCGGACGGAGTTCTGGGAGCTTTAAAGACTGTGCATCGCTTTGACTCTGCTGTGAAACATTCGGGGCACCGCCAGGGCAACATGCTCCCCATTAGCTCTTTCTACAACACCCTTCTGGACTACTCGGACTTGGTTGCAGACTTTGAAATTTGGGAATCTCGAAGTGCCAAATTTTCGTTCTGCCAATACCCCTTTTTCCTCAGCATTTGGGCGAAGATCCATATCATGGAGCACGATGCGCGTCGTCAGATGGAGGGGAAAGCCCGGGAGGCATTCTTCAACAGCATTCTGAATCACAGGGCTGTGAGCCAGTATCTTGTGTTGAAAGTGCGGCGCGACTGTCTGGTTGAAGACAGCCTTCGCGGTGTGAGCGAAGTCGTTGGATCTGGACAAGAGGAAATCAAGAAGGGCCTCCGCATTGAATTTGTTGGGGAGGAAGGTATTGATGCCGGCGGCCTGCGCAAGGAATGGTTTCTCTTGCTCGTTCGAGAGGTGTTTGACCCGCACCATG GACTGTTTGTTTATGATGACGATTCAAAGTATTGCTATTTCAACCCAAATTGCTTCGAGTCGTCTGAGCAATTTTTCCTGGTCGGGGTGCTCCTCGGGCTTGCCATATACAACTCCACAATTCTGGACATTGATCTCCCACCCTTCGCCTTCAAGAAACTCTTAGCAGCGGCACCGCAGAACACCGGGCCTCAGCCAGTAACGTCAGCGCGAATCAACTTCAAATGTACtctggatgatcttgccGAATTCCGCCCTGCGCTCGCCAAAGGGTTTCGAGCGCTACTGGAGTTCGACGGTGACGTCGCCGAAACTTTTTGCTATGACTTTGTTGCTCAGGTCGACCGCTACGGTTCAATCGTCGAAGCGCCTCTCTGCGCCGGTGGCGAGAAACGGCCGGTGACCAATTCCAATCGACGCGAGTTTGTCGATCTCTATGTCCACTATCTCCTGGACACGGCCGTGGCCCGACAATTCGAGCCCTTCAAGCGAGGATTCTTCACTGTCTGTGGAGGCAATGCGTTGTCTCTGTTCCGCCCAGAGGAGATCGAGCTGCTAGTCCGCGGCTCGGACGAGCCACTCGATGTGCTTTCGCTCAAAGCCGTGGCCATTTACGACAATTGGAAGACCCCCAAACCCGAGTCAGTCCCTGCTGTCCAATGGTTCTGGCACTTCTTCGAGACAGCCGCGCCACAGGAGCAGCGCAAGATCCTGTCGTTCATCACTGGCAGCGATCGCATCCCCGCAATGGGGGCAACCAGCTTGACGATAAAGCTTGCTTGTCTGGGAGATGATTGCTCGCGATACCCCATCGCGCGGACTTGCTTCAACACACTGGCCTTGTACCGGTATACCACGCGGGAGAAATTGCAGCGTCTGCTCTGGGATGCAGTCGTCAATAGCGAGGGCTTTGGACTGAAATGA